In a single window of the Diospyros lotus cultivar Yz01 chromosome 10, ASM1463336v1, whole genome shotgun sequence genome:
- the LOC127811174 gene encoding uncharacterized protein LOC127811174 has protein sequence MKDEKSNAVRLKRSRNVDPISFLDSDLPGYPTRNDPLVITAELGKWDLRRILVDPGSSSEILYRQAFLGMGYEMTQLRAARVPLVGFDGEAVYLEGIIQLLLTVGRGSRTSRVMLDILVADGPSAYNMILGRSGLNVLRAIPSTYHMMIKFPTDRGTGEVRGDLRLARECYMVSIGIAKGKEAGSQKDADPPKEVSFLLEGPEDPKTAEPVDELEEVPLEEDCPSRCVRVSMELKDPLRSQIISLLRQYANIFAWTARDMPGVNPEVMTHRLGVRSGFQPVRQKKRSFAPEKARAIEEEIAKLADARHIREVDYPDWLANVVLVPKGQSKWRLCIDFTNLNKACPNDSYPLPRIDALIDGTAGCSLMSFLDAFQGYH, from the coding sequence ATGAAGGATGAAAAAAGTAATGCGGTCCGGTTGAAAAGATCGAGGAATgtggatccaatctcttttttAGATAGTGACCTCCCGGGATACCCGACTCGAAATGACCCACTGGTGATAACAGCTGAACTCGGGAAGTGGGACCTTCGGCGGATCCTTGTGGATCCAGGAAGCTCTTCAGAAATCTTGTATCGgcaagccttcttaggcatggggtaTGAAATGACACAGTTGAGGGCAGCGAGGGTCCCTTTGGTAGGATTTGATGGTGAAGCCGTATACTTAGAAGGGATCATTCAGCTCCTATTGACGGTAGGGAGAGGTTCCCGGACTTCTCGAGTTATGCTAGACATCCTGGTAGCAGACGGGCCTTCGGCTTACAACATGATTCTAGGAAGATCTGGTCTCAATGTCCTTCGAGCCATCCCAagcacatatcatatgatgatAAAGTTTCCCACAGATAGGGGGACGGGCGAAGTGCGGGGAGATTTGCGCTTAGCCCGTGAATGTTACATGGTCTCTATAGGCATTGCGAAGGGTAAAGAAGCAGGGTCGCAGAAGGACGCTGACCCCCCGAAGGAGGTCAGTTTTCTACTAGAAGGACCCGAAGATCCCAAAACAGCAGAGCCGGTggatgaattggaagaagtacCTCTGGAAGAGGATTGCCCAAGCCGATGCGTAAGAGTGAGTATGGAGTTAAAGGACCCGCTAAGGAGTCAAATAATATCACTCCTTAGACAGTATGCGAATATCTTCGCATGGACAGCCCGAGACATGCCTGGAGTAAATCCAGAAGTAATGACACACAGGCTAGGGGTCCGATCAGGTTTTCAGCCTGTCAGGCAGAAGAAACGAAGCTTCGCCCCAGAAAAGGCTCGGGCAATCGAGGAGGAGATCGCAAAGTTAGCAGATGCGCGCCACATTCGGGAGGTGGATTATCCAGATTGGTTAGCAAATGTCGTGCTGGTTCCCAAAGGGCAGAGCAAGTGGAGACTTTGTATCGATTTCACCAATCTTAACAAAGCCTGCCCAAATGATAGTTACCCACTCCCGAGGATTGATGCCCTAATTGATGGAACTGCTGGATGTTCGCTcatgagtttcctagatgcttttcagggatatcacTAG
- the LOC127811175 gene encoding uncharacterized protein LOC127811175 — protein MDMPAPRNVKEVQSLTGRMTALGRFLSRLAKKGLPFYKVLSKANNFEWNSECQRAFEKLKHLATPPVLSKPKPGEPLYIYLAVANEAVSSVLIREENKIQRPVYYASKRLSGAEIQYLPMEKLAFALITSARKLRPYFQAHAIIVLTNQPLKQVLSKPELSGRMLKWAVKLTAFDIEYRSRPAIKAQSLADFIAEGIGAPEGPEENQRPWLVAVDGSSTSGGGGAGLMIKSPEGQIWPYALHFEFRASNNEAEYEALLAGLRLAEQLGAQNVEVEYVPRAMNTEADLLSRIASSSFPTSSREIRIESLPQKSIEEVADQLCVDDEPSWMDPLLLYLREEKLPEDDSEAREVKQKARNFVLVSGELYRRSFSQPLLKCIRPREADYILREIHEGICGNHIGARALSQKALR, from the exons ATGGATATGCCGGCCCCGAGGAATGTGAAAGAGGTACAGAGCCTTACGGGCAGGATGACAGCCCTTGGCAGATTCCTTTCTCGTTTGGCAAAAAAaggccttcctttctacaagGTCTTATCGAAAGCAAACAACTTCGAATGGAATTCTGAATGCCAGCGAGCTTTCGAAAAGCTGAAGCACCTAGCCACGCCCCCGGTTCTTAGCAAGCCGAAGCCCGGAGAaccattatacatatatctggCGGTGGCCAATGAGGCCGTAAGCTCGGTATTGATacgagaagaaaataagatccAGAGGCCTGTTTATTATGCGAGTAAACGATTATCGGGAGCCGAGATTCAGTATCTTCCTATGGAAAAACTGGCTTTCGCCTTAATAACATCGGCGAGGAAACTCCGACCCTACTTTCAAGCTCATGCGATTATAGTGCTTACTAATCAACCTTTGAAGCAGGTTCTTAGCAAGCCAGAGCTTTCAGGTCGGATGTTAAAGTGGGCAGTGAAGCTCACCGCCTTCGACATTGAGTATAGGTCGCGACCGGCCATTAAGGCGCAGTCGTTAGCAGACTTCATCGCCGAAGGGATAGGAGCTCCCGAAGGCCCCGAAGAAAATCAGAGACCATGGTTGGTAGCGGTAGACGGAAGCTCGACCTCGGGCGGTGGTGGAgcaggattaatgataaaaagtCCCGAAGGGCAAATATGGCCTTATGCGTTACATTTTGAATTTCGAGCATCTAACAATgaagcagaatatgaggccttaTTGGCTGGGCTGAGATTGGCTGAGCAATTGGGAGCTCAAAACGTCGAg GTGGAGTACGTCCCTCGGGCTATGAATACAGAGGCGGACTTGCTGTCCCGAAtcgcttcttcctctttccctacGAGCTCTCGGGAAATTCGGATCGAATCTCTTCcacaaaagagtatcgaagaagTCGCGGACCAGTTATGTGTCGATGACGAGCCTAGCTGGATGGACCCCCTGTTGTTATATTTGAGAGAAGAGAAACTCCCCGAAGATGACTCGGAGGCACGGGAGGTCAAACAAAAAGCCCGAAATTTCGTATTAGTTAGTGGGGAACTATACAGAAGGTCTTTTTCACAACCGCTACTCAAATGTATCCGACCTCGCGAAGCAGATTATATCCTACGGGAGATTCATGAAGGAATATGTGGAAACCACATCGGGGCTCGGGCACTTAGTCAAAAGGCCCTGCGGtag
- the LOC127811842 gene encoding calcium-binding protein KRP1-like, protein MASKPQAASSSFEDFLPILAEKLGGDGLIGELCNGFRLLMDADKGLITLDSLRRNAALLGLHDLTDDDLHTMMREGDFDGDGALNQMEFCVLMFRLSPELMEQSSSLLQEALLHELHDFR, encoded by the coding sequence ATGGCCTCCAAGCCCCAGGCCGCGTCCTCCTCCTTCGAAGACTTCTTGCCCATCCTGGCCGAGAAGCTAGGAGGGGACGGCCTCATCGGCGAGCTCTGCAACGGCTTCCGCCTGCTCATGGACGCCGACAAAGGCCTCATCACCCTCGACAGCCTCAGGCGAAACGCCGCCCTCTTGGGCCTGCACGACTTGACGGACGACGATCTCCACACCATGATGAGAGAAGGCGACTTCGACGGCGACGGCGCCCTCAACCAGATGGAGTTTTGCGTTCTGATGTTCAGATTGAGCCCCGAGCTGATGGAGCAGTCCTCCTCCTTGCTCCAGGAAGCTCTCCTCCACGAACTCCATGATTTCCGTTGA